A genomic stretch from Kogia breviceps isolate mKogBre1 chromosome 1, mKogBre1 haplotype 1, whole genome shotgun sequence includes:
- the VSIG8 gene encoding V-set and immunoglobulin domain-containing protein 8, translated as MRVRGAFHLLLVCLSPALLSAVRINGEQQEVLNLAEGDSVRLGCPYILDPEDYGPNALGIEWMQVNPEPSRQENVLLSYRDKRVNHGNLPSLQQRVRFAAPDPSQDDASISLSNLQVSDTAIYECRVKKTTVATRKVIITVLARPAVPKCWFEGYMSYGNNVVLKCLDSRGSPPVTYRWDRIKKRIPYRANSYEYQSSFHSEFSYDESFYSSISQGMSHGEWVLTDISYKDEGLYQCTVANRVGYSVCVVEVKLSGRWDIGIIIGAVLGSLLILGCLMLGIWWLVRRCCRGPRGAFCCGGEVCRKASCDLPNDIREDDVAPRCKAKGRGSSVTHLLGYPMQKIRGSLRLQYAPSHCEGPEDSALASSAAAASLDCKADQSPVYVMVESAKPDDCAAEGSRPCKFGLLV; from the exons ATGCGAGTCCGCGGAGCATTTCACCTGCTGCTTGTGTGCCTGAGCCCAG CACTGCTGTCCGCTGTGCGGATCAATGGGGAACAACAGGAAGTCCTGAACCTGGCGGAAGGTGACAGTGTGAGACTGGGCTGCCCCTACATCCTGGACCCTGAGGACTATGGTCCTAATGCGCTGGGCATCGAGTGGATGCAGGTCAACCCAGAACCCTCACGTCAGGAGAATGTG CTCCTTAGTTACCGGGACAAGAGGGTCAACCATGGCAACCTCCCCAGTCTGCAGCAAAGGGTCCGCTTTGCAGCCCCAGATCCCAGCCAGGACGATGCGTCCATCAGCCTCTCGAACCTGCAGGTATCCGACACAGCTATCTATGAGTGCCGGGTTAAGAAGACCACCGTGGCCACCCGGAAGGTCATCATCACTGTCCTAG CACGGCCTGCGGTGCCCAAGTGCTGGTTTGAGGGCTACATGTCATATGGCAACAATGTGGTGCTGAAGTGCCTTGACAGTAGGGGCAGCCCGCCTGTCACCTACAGGTGGGACAGGATCAAGAAGCGCATCCCCTACCGTGCCAATTCCTACGAGTACCAGAGCAGCTTCCACTCTGAGTTCTCCTACGACGAGTCCTTCTACAGCTCCATAAGTCAAG GCATGAGCCATGGTGAGTGGGTGTTGACGGACATCTCCTACAAGGATGAAGGGCTGTATCAGTGCACAGTGGCCAACCGTGTAGGCTACAGCGTATGTGTGGTGGAGGTGAAGCTCTCAG GACGCTGGGACATAGGAATAATCATTGGCGCAGTGCTGGGGTCTTTACTCATACTGGGCTGCCTGATGTTGGGCATCTGGTGGCTTGTCCGCCGCTGCTGCAGGGGGCCCCGCGGTGCCTTCTGCTGCGGTGGTGAGGTCTGCAGAAAGGCCTCCTGTGACTTGCCTAATGATATCAG AGAGGACGACGTGGCGCCCAGGTGCAAGGCCAAAGGGCGCGGCAGCAGCGTTACCCACCTCCTGGGGTACCCGATGCAGAAGATCAGGGGCTCCCTGAGGCTCCAGTACGCGCCTTCTCACTGCGAAGGCCCCGAAGACTCGGCCCTGGCGTccagcgccgccgccgcctctcTAGACTGCAAAGCGGACCAGTCCCCGGTCTACGTCATGGTCGAGAGTGCAAAGCCAGACGACTGCGCCGCTGAGGGGTCGCGGCCGTGCAAGTTCGGCCTCCTGGTGTGA